From one Physeter macrocephalus isolate SW-GA chromosome 18, ASM283717v5, whole genome shotgun sequence genomic stretch:
- the SIGIRR gene encoding single Ig IL-1-related receptor isoform X1: protein MVWLPSSTGHWPPWLFPGPQTTCGQWEAGLVGTANPLGPLSAGACDRAPDFLSPSGNQLLWPALGSVVTLNCTASVASGPHCPLPSVQWLKDGLLLGNGSHYDLHEDSCALGIHLTSPEDFRTFTCSVQNISSSSFTLWRAGLAGHVAAVLASLLVLLALLLAALLYVKCRLNVLLWYQDTYGEVEMNDGKLYDAYVSYSDSPEDRKFVNFILKPQLERRRGYKLFLDDRDLLPRAEPSADLLVNLSRCRRLVVVLSDAFLGRAWCSHSFREGLCRLLELTRRPIFITFEGQRRDPAHPALRLLRQHRHLVTLLLWRPGSVTPSSDFWKELQLALPRKVQYRAMEGDPQTRLQDDKDPMLIVRGRVPEGRTLDPELDPDPEGDLGVRGPVFGEPAAPPRASGVSLGEGQGSEVDVSDLGSRNYSARTDFYCLVSEDDV from the exons ATGGTGTGGCTACCAAGCAGCACAGGCCACTGGCCACCTTGGTTGTTTCCTGGCCCACAGACCACCTGTGGACAGTGGGAGGCTGGCCTCGTGGGCACAGCGAACCCACTGGGTCCTCTCTCTGCAGGAGCCTGCGACAGGGCCCCTGACTTCCTCTCCCCATCTGGAAACCAGCTCCTGTGGCCTGCCCTGGGCAGTGTGGTCACTCTGAACTGCACGGCCTCGGTGGCCTCTGGGCCCCACTGCCCCTTGCCCTCGGTCCAGTGGCTGAAAGATGGGCTGCTGCTGGGCAATGGAAGCCACTATGACCTCCATGAGGACTCCTG TGCCCTGGGGATCCACCTGACCAGTCCTGAGGACTTCAGGACCTTCACCTGCTCCGTCCAGAACATCAGCTCCTCTTCCTTCACTCTTTGGAGAGCTG GCCTGGCTGGACATGTGGCCGCGGTGCTGGCCTCACTCCTGGTCCTGCTGGCCCTGCTCCTGGCAGCGCTGCTATACGTGAAGTGTCGACTCAATGTGCTGCTCTGGTACCAAGACACATATGGGGAGGTGGAGATGAACG ACGGGAAGCTCTACGACGCCTACGTCTCCTACAGCGACAGCCCCGAGGACCGGAAGTTCGTGAACTTCATCCTGAAGCCGCAGCTGGAACGGCGTCGGGGTTACAAGCTCTTTCTGGACGACCGCGACCTCCTGCCGCGCGCGG AGCCGTCGGCCGACCTCCTGGTGAACCTGAGCCGCTGCCGGCGCCTCGTCGTGGTGTTGTCCGACGCCTTCCTCGGCCGGGCCTGGTGCAGTCACAGCTTCCG GGAGGGCCTGTGCCGGCTGCTGGAGCTCACGCGCAGACCCATCTTCATCACTTTCGAGGGCCAGCGGCGCGACCCCGCACACCCTGCGCTCCGCCTGCTGCGCCAGCATCGCCACCTGGTGACCCTGCTGCTCTGGAGGCCCGGTTCCGTG ACACCTTCCTCCGATTTTTGGAAAGAGCTACAGTTGGCGTTGCCACGGAAGGTGCAGTACAGAGCGATGGAGGGAGACCCCCAGACCCGGCTGCAGGATGACAAGGACCCCATGCTGATTGTGCGAGGCCGGGTCCCAGAGGGTCGGACCCTGGACCCGGAGCTGGACCCTGACCCTGAGGGGGACCTGG GTGTACGAGGGCCTGTCTTTGGGGAGCCAGCAGCTCCACCGCGTGCAAGTGGGGTCTCGCTTGGAGAGGGCCAGGGCAGTGAAGTGGATGTGTCGGACCTTGGCTCCCGAAACTACAGCGCCCGCACGGACTTCTACTGCCTGGTGTCGGAGGATGACGTGTAG
- the PKP3 gene encoding plakophilin-3 isoform X1, with amino-acid sequence MQPRTPQPAAEASGMSPGAGSIWTASRPEMGVCSLALPSDLQLDRRGTEGPEAERLRAARVQEQVRARLLQLGQQPWQNRPAQPDGVAKEARGCSNRDRGTCRAQYHTLQAGFSSRSQGRSGDTSTCRPIARPTRSPVSWSSCSAVDLSSGRRLSSAQSAGSALGAAGYGGVWPAAPLPTRPVSCHERGVLGSRADHDTLSLCSLRLGAGDPDGRYGVVEGQLQPAAASTYRAFASERRASSSSGRAGGLDWPEAAEGPPSRTIRAPAMRTLQRFQSSHRSRVGAGGVPGGVLEPVTRAPSVRSLSLSLGDSGHLPDTRGLDSYGGHRTLQRLSSGFDDIDLPSAVKYLMASDPNLQVLGAAYIQHSCYSDTAAKKQARSLQAVARLVKLFNHANQEVQRHATGAMRNLVYDNADNKLALVEENGIFELLRSLREQDDELRKNVTGILWNLSSSDHLKDRLARDTLEQLTDLVLSPLSGAGGPPFTQQNASETEIFYNATGFLRNLSSASQATRQKMRECHGLVDSLVAYINHALDVGKCEDKSVENAVCVLRNLSYRLYDEMPPSALQRLEGRGRRDTAGAPPGEAVGCFTPQSRRLRELSLTADALTFTEVSKDPKGLEWLWSPQVVALYNRLLQRCELNRYTTEAAAGALQNITAGDRRWAGVLSRLALEQERILNPLLDRVRTADHHQLRSLTGLVRNLSRHARNKDELSTKVVSHLIEKLPGSPGENSPPADVLVNIIAVLNNLAVASPVAARDLLYFDGLHKLFFIKQKRDSPDSERSSRAASSLLANLWQYNKLHRDFRAKGYRKEDFLGP; translated from the exons ATGCAGCCCAGGACTCCTCAGCCGGCGGCGGAGGCCTCTGGGATGAGCCCGGGGGCCGGCAGTATCTGGACCGCCAGCAGG CCCGAGATGGGTGTGTGCTCCCTGGCGCTGCCCTCGGACCTGCAGCTGGACCGCCGGGGCACCGAAGGGCCAGAGGCCGAGAGGCTGCGTGCAGCTCGCGTCCAGGAGCAGGTCCGCGCTCGCCTCCTGCAGCTGGGTCAGCAGCCTTGGCAGAACAGGCCGGCCCAGCCCGACGGTGTGGCCAAGGAGGCCAGAG GCTGCAGCAACAGGGACCGAG GCACGTGCCGGGCTCAGTACCACACCTTGCAGGCCGGTTTCAGCTCCCGCTCCCAGGGCCGGAGCGGGGACACCTCG aCCTGCCGGCCCATCGCCAGGCCCACCCGCAGCCCCGTCTCCTGGTCCTCCTGCTCGGCCGTGGACCTGAGCTCCGGTCGAAGGCTGAGCTCAGCCCAGAGTGCAGGCAGTGCCCTTGGGGCCGCAGGGTATGGGGGTGTCTGGCCCGCCGCGCCCCTGCCCACCCGGCCCGTGTCCTGCCACGAGCGTGGCGTGCTGGGGAGCCGGGCGGATCACGACACCTTGTCCCTGTGCTCGCTCAGGCTGGGGGCCGGGGACCCGGACGGCCGCTACGGAGTGGTGGAGGGGCAGCTGCAGCCGGCGGCTGCCTCCACCTACAGGGCCTTTGCCTCTGAGCGCCGGGCCAGCTCCAGCTCTGgccgggctgggggcctggactgGCCGGAGGCTGCCGAGGGGCCGCCCAGCCGAACCATCCGTGCCCCCGCCATGCGGACCCTGCAGCGGTTCCAGAGCAGCCACCGCAGCCGtgtgggggctgggggagtgcCAGGGGGCGTCCTGGAGCCCGTGACCCGGGCACCATCTGTGCGCAGCCTCAGCCTCAGCCTGGGCGACTCGGGCCACCTGCCGGACACGCGTGGGCTGGACAGCTACGGTGGCCACCGCACTTTGCAGAGGCTCAGCAGCGG CTTTGATGACATTGACCTGCCCTCGGCAGTCAAGTACCTCATGGCCTCAGATCCCAACCTGCAGGTGCTGGGAGCAGCCTACATTCAGCACAGTTGCTACAGTGACACAGCAGCCAAGAAGCAG GCTCGCAGCCTGCAGGCCGTGGCTAGGCTGGTGAAGCTCTTCAACCACGCCAACCAGGAGGTGCAGCGCCACGCCACAGGCGCCATGCGCAACCTCGTCTACGACAACGCGGACAACAAGCTGGCCCTGGTGGAGGAGAACGGCATCTTCGAGCTGCTGCGTTCGCTGCGTGAGCAGGACGACGAACTGCGCAAGAACGTCACAG GGATCCTGTGGAACTTGTCCTCCAGTGACCACCTGAAGGACCGCCTGGCCCGAGACACGCTGGAGCAGCTCACAGACCTGGTGCTGAGCCCCCTCTCAGGGGCCGGGGGACCGCCCTTCACCCAGCAGAACGCCTCGGAAACGGAGATCTTCTACAACGCCACGGGCTTCCTCAG GAACCTCAGCTCGGCCTCCCAGGCCACTCGCCAGAAGATGCGTGAGTGCCACGGGCTGGTGGACTCCCTGGTCGCCTATATCAACCACGCCCTGGACGTGGGCAAGTGCGAGGACAAG AGCGTGGAGAACGCCGTGTGCGTGCTCAGGAACCTGTCCTACCGCCTGTACGACGAGATGCCACCGTCGGCCCTGCAGCGGCTGGAGGGCCGAGGCCGCCGGGATACGGCAGGGGCGCCGCCAGGCGAGGCAGTGGGCTGCTTCACGCCACAGAGCCGGCGGCTCCGAGAG CTGTCCCTCACGGCCGACGCGCTCACCTTCACCGAGGTGTCTAAGGACCCCAAGGGCCTGGAGTGGCTGTGGAGCCCCCAGGTCGTGGCGCTGTACAACCGGCTGCTGCAGCGCTGTGAGCTCAACCGGTACACGACGGAAGCGGCTGCCGGCGCGCTGCAGAACATCACTGCAGGCGACCGCAGG TGGGCGGGAGTGCTGAGCCGGCTGGCTCTGGAGCAGGAACGCATCCTGAACCCGCTGCTGGACCGAGTTCGGACCGCTGACCACCACCAGCTGCGCTCGCTGACGGGCCTCGTCCGAAACCTGTCCCGGCATGCCAGAAACAAGGATGAGCTGT CCACCAAGGTGGTGAGTCACCTGATTGAGAAGCTGCCCGGCAGCCCGGGTGAGAACTCTCCCCCGGCCGACGTGCTGGTGAACATCATAGCCGTCCTCAACAACCTGGCGGTGGCCAGCCCCGTGGCCGCCCGAGACCTGCTCTACTTCGATGGGCTCCACAAGCTGTTCTTCATCAAGCAGAAGCGGGACAG CCCTGACAGTGAGAGGTCCTCCCGGGCAGCCTCCAGCCTCTTGGCCAACCTGTGGCAGTACAACAAGCTCCACCGAGACTTCCGGGCG AAGGGCTACCGAAAGGAAGACTTCCTGGGCCCGTAG
- the SIGIRR gene encoding single Ig IL-1-related receptor isoform X4 gives MAGACDRAPDFLSPSGNQLLWPALGSVVTLNCTASVASGPHCPLPSVQWLKDGLLLGNGSHYDLHEDSWVKANWSEVLVSSALGIHLTSPEDFRTFTCSVQNISSSSFTLWRAGLAGHVAAVLASLLVLLALLLAALLYVKCRLNVLLWYQDTYGEVEMNDGKLYDAYVSYSDSPEDRKFVNFILKPQLERRRGYKLFLDDRDLLPRAEPSADLLVNLSRCRRLVVVLSDAFLGRAWCSHSFREGLCRLLELTRRPIFITFEGQRRDPAHPALRLLRQHRHLVTLLLWRPGSVTPSSDFWKELQLALPRKVQYRAMEGDPQTRLQDDKDPMLIVRGRVPEGRTLDPELDPDPEGDLGVRGPVFGEPAAPPRASGVSLGEGQGSEVDVSDLGSRNYSARTDFYCLVSEDDV, from the exons ATGGCAG GAGCCTGCGACAGGGCCCCTGACTTCCTCTCCCCATCTGGAAACCAGCTCCTGTGGCCTGCCCTGGGCAGTGTGGTCACTCTGAACTGCACGGCCTCGGTGGCCTCTGGGCCCCACTGCCCCTTGCCCTCGGTCCAGTGGCTGAAAGATGGGCTGCTGCTGGGCAATGGAAGCCACTATGACCTCCATGAGGACTCCTG GGTCAAGGCCAACTGGTCAGAGGTGCTTGTGTCCAGTGCCCTGGGGATCCACCTGACCAGTCCTGAGGACTTCAGGACCTTCACCTGCTCCGTCCAGAACATCAGCTCCTCTTCCTTCACTCTTTGGAGAGCTG GCCTGGCTGGACATGTGGCCGCGGTGCTGGCCTCACTCCTGGTCCTGCTGGCCCTGCTCCTGGCAGCGCTGCTATACGTGAAGTGTCGACTCAATGTGCTGCTCTGGTACCAAGACACATATGGGGAGGTGGAGATGAACG ACGGGAAGCTCTACGACGCCTACGTCTCCTACAGCGACAGCCCCGAGGACCGGAAGTTCGTGAACTTCATCCTGAAGCCGCAGCTGGAACGGCGTCGGGGTTACAAGCTCTTTCTGGACGACCGCGACCTCCTGCCGCGCGCGG AGCCGTCGGCCGACCTCCTGGTGAACCTGAGCCGCTGCCGGCGCCTCGTCGTGGTGTTGTCCGACGCCTTCCTCGGCCGGGCCTGGTGCAGTCACAGCTTCCG GGAGGGCCTGTGCCGGCTGCTGGAGCTCACGCGCAGACCCATCTTCATCACTTTCGAGGGCCAGCGGCGCGACCCCGCACACCCTGCGCTCCGCCTGCTGCGCCAGCATCGCCACCTGGTGACCCTGCTGCTCTGGAGGCCCGGTTCCGTG ACACCTTCCTCCGATTTTTGGAAAGAGCTACAGTTGGCGTTGCCACGGAAGGTGCAGTACAGAGCGATGGAGGGAGACCCCCAGACCCGGCTGCAGGATGACAAGGACCCCATGCTGATTGTGCGAGGCCGGGTCCCAGAGGGTCGGACCCTGGACCCGGAGCTGGACCCTGACCCTGAGGGGGACCTGG GTGTACGAGGGCCTGTCTTTGGGGAGCCAGCAGCTCCACCGCGTGCAAGTGGGGTCTCGCTTGGAGAGGGCCAGGGCAGTGAAGTGGATGTGTCGGACCTTGGCTCCCGAAACTACAGCGCCCGCACGGACTTCTACTGCCTGGTGTCGGAGGATGACGTGTAG
- the PKP3 gene encoding plakophilin-3 isoform X2 — protein MQPRTPQPAAEASGMSPGAGSIWTASRPEMGVCSLALPSDLQLDRRGTEGPEAERLRAARVQEQVRARLLQLGQQPWQNRPAQPDGVAKEARGTCRAQYHTLQAGFSSRSQGRSGDTSTCRPIARPTRSPVSWSSCSAVDLSSGRRLSSAQSAGSALGAAGYGGVWPAAPLPTRPVSCHERGVLGSRADHDTLSLCSLRLGAGDPDGRYGVVEGQLQPAAASTYRAFASERRASSSSGRAGGLDWPEAAEGPPSRTIRAPAMRTLQRFQSSHRSRVGAGGVPGGVLEPVTRAPSVRSLSLSLGDSGHLPDTRGLDSYGGHRTLQRLSSGFDDIDLPSAVKYLMASDPNLQVLGAAYIQHSCYSDTAAKKQARSLQAVARLVKLFNHANQEVQRHATGAMRNLVYDNADNKLALVEENGIFELLRSLREQDDELRKNVTGILWNLSSSDHLKDRLARDTLEQLTDLVLSPLSGAGGPPFTQQNASETEIFYNATGFLRNLSSASQATRQKMRECHGLVDSLVAYINHALDVGKCEDKSVENAVCVLRNLSYRLYDEMPPSALQRLEGRGRRDTAGAPPGEAVGCFTPQSRRLRELSLTADALTFTEVSKDPKGLEWLWSPQVVALYNRLLQRCELNRYTTEAAAGALQNITAGDRRWAGVLSRLALEQERILNPLLDRVRTADHHQLRSLTGLVRNLSRHARNKDELSTKVVSHLIEKLPGSPGENSPPADVLVNIIAVLNNLAVASPVAARDLLYFDGLHKLFFIKQKRDSPDSERSSRAASSLLANLWQYNKLHRDFRAKGYRKEDFLGP, from the exons ATGCAGCCCAGGACTCCTCAGCCGGCGGCGGAGGCCTCTGGGATGAGCCCGGGGGCCGGCAGTATCTGGACCGCCAGCAGG CCCGAGATGGGTGTGTGCTCCCTGGCGCTGCCCTCGGACCTGCAGCTGGACCGCCGGGGCACCGAAGGGCCAGAGGCCGAGAGGCTGCGTGCAGCTCGCGTCCAGGAGCAGGTCCGCGCTCGCCTCCTGCAGCTGGGTCAGCAGCCTTGGCAGAACAGGCCGGCCCAGCCCGACGGTGTGGCCAAGGAGGCCAGAG GCACGTGCCGGGCTCAGTACCACACCTTGCAGGCCGGTTTCAGCTCCCGCTCCCAGGGCCGGAGCGGGGACACCTCG aCCTGCCGGCCCATCGCCAGGCCCACCCGCAGCCCCGTCTCCTGGTCCTCCTGCTCGGCCGTGGACCTGAGCTCCGGTCGAAGGCTGAGCTCAGCCCAGAGTGCAGGCAGTGCCCTTGGGGCCGCAGGGTATGGGGGTGTCTGGCCCGCCGCGCCCCTGCCCACCCGGCCCGTGTCCTGCCACGAGCGTGGCGTGCTGGGGAGCCGGGCGGATCACGACACCTTGTCCCTGTGCTCGCTCAGGCTGGGGGCCGGGGACCCGGACGGCCGCTACGGAGTGGTGGAGGGGCAGCTGCAGCCGGCGGCTGCCTCCACCTACAGGGCCTTTGCCTCTGAGCGCCGGGCCAGCTCCAGCTCTGgccgggctgggggcctggactgGCCGGAGGCTGCCGAGGGGCCGCCCAGCCGAACCATCCGTGCCCCCGCCATGCGGACCCTGCAGCGGTTCCAGAGCAGCCACCGCAGCCGtgtgggggctgggggagtgcCAGGGGGCGTCCTGGAGCCCGTGACCCGGGCACCATCTGTGCGCAGCCTCAGCCTCAGCCTGGGCGACTCGGGCCACCTGCCGGACACGCGTGGGCTGGACAGCTACGGTGGCCACCGCACTTTGCAGAGGCTCAGCAGCGG CTTTGATGACATTGACCTGCCCTCGGCAGTCAAGTACCTCATGGCCTCAGATCCCAACCTGCAGGTGCTGGGAGCAGCCTACATTCAGCACAGTTGCTACAGTGACACAGCAGCCAAGAAGCAG GCTCGCAGCCTGCAGGCCGTGGCTAGGCTGGTGAAGCTCTTCAACCACGCCAACCAGGAGGTGCAGCGCCACGCCACAGGCGCCATGCGCAACCTCGTCTACGACAACGCGGACAACAAGCTGGCCCTGGTGGAGGAGAACGGCATCTTCGAGCTGCTGCGTTCGCTGCGTGAGCAGGACGACGAACTGCGCAAGAACGTCACAG GGATCCTGTGGAACTTGTCCTCCAGTGACCACCTGAAGGACCGCCTGGCCCGAGACACGCTGGAGCAGCTCACAGACCTGGTGCTGAGCCCCCTCTCAGGGGCCGGGGGACCGCCCTTCACCCAGCAGAACGCCTCGGAAACGGAGATCTTCTACAACGCCACGGGCTTCCTCAG GAACCTCAGCTCGGCCTCCCAGGCCACTCGCCAGAAGATGCGTGAGTGCCACGGGCTGGTGGACTCCCTGGTCGCCTATATCAACCACGCCCTGGACGTGGGCAAGTGCGAGGACAAG AGCGTGGAGAACGCCGTGTGCGTGCTCAGGAACCTGTCCTACCGCCTGTACGACGAGATGCCACCGTCGGCCCTGCAGCGGCTGGAGGGCCGAGGCCGCCGGGATACGGCAGGGGCGCCGCCAGGCGAGGCAGTGGGCTGCTTCACGCCACAGAGCCGGCGGCTCCGAGAG CTGTCCCTCACGGCCGACGCGCTCACCTTCACCGAGGTGTCTAAGGACCCCAAGGGCCTGGAGTGGCTGTGGAGCCCCCAGGTCGTGGCGCTGTACAACCGGCTGCTGCAGCGCTGTGAGCTCAACCGGTACACGACGGAAGCGGCTGCCGGCGCGCTGCAGAACATCACTGCAGGCGACCGCAGG TGGGCGGGAGTGCTGAGCCGGCTGGCTCTGGAGCAGGAACGCATCCTGAACCCGCTGCTGGACCGAGTTCGGACCGCTGACCACCACCAGCTGCGCTCGCTGACGGGCCTCGTCCGAAACCTGTCCCGGCATGCCAGAAACAAGGATGAGCTGT CCACCAAGGTGGTGAGTCACCTGATTGAGAAGCTGCCCGGCAGCCCGGGTGAGAACTCTCCCCCGGCCGACGTGCTGGTGAACATCATAGCCGTCCTCAACAACCTGGCGGTGGCCAGCCCCGTGGCCGCCCGAGACCTGCTCTACTTCGATGGGCTCCACAAGCTGTTCTTCATCAAGCAGAAGCGGGACAG CCCTGACAGTGAGAGGTCCTCCCGGGCAGCCTCCAGCCTCTTGGCCAACCTGTGGCAGTACAACAAGCTCCACCGAGACTTCCGGGCG AAGGGCTACCGAAAGGAAGACTTCCTGGGCCCGTAG
- the SIGIRR gene encoding single Ig IL-1-related receptor isoform X2, translated as MVWLPSSTGHWPPWLFPGPQTTCGQWEAGLVGTANPLGPLSAGACDRAPDFLSPSGNQLLWPALGSVVTLNCTASVASGPHCPLPSVQWLKDGLLLGNGSHYDLHEDSWVKANWSEVLVSSALGIHLTSPEDFRTFTCSVQNISSSSFTLWRAGLAGHVAAVLASLLVLLALLLAALLYVKCRLNVLLWYQDTYGEVEMNDGKLYDAYVSYSDSPEDRKFVNFILKPQLERRRGYKLFLDDRDLLPRAEPSADLLVNLSRCRRLVVVLSDAFLGRAWCSHSFREGLCRLLELTRRPIFITFEGQRRDPAHPALRLLRQHRHLVTLLLWRPGSVTPSSDFWKELQLALPRKVQYRAMEGDPQTRLQDDKDPMLIVRGRVPEGRTLDPELDPDPEGDLGMPTGPTPDPEKLSLSWRGAA; from the exons ATGGTGTGGCTACCAAGCAGCACAGGCCACTGGCCACCTTGGTTGTTTCCTGGCCCACAGACCACCTGTGGACAGTGGGAGGCTGGCCTCGTGGGCACAGCGAACCCACTGGGTCCTCTCTCTGCAGGAGCCTGCGACAGGGCCCCTGACTTCCTCTCCCCATCTGGAAACCAGCTCCTGTGGCCTGCCCTGGGCAGTGTGGTCACTCTGAACTGCACGGCCTCGGTGGCCTCTGGGCCCCACTGCCCCTTGCCCTCGGTCCAGTGGCTGAAAGATGGGCTGCTGCTGGGCAATGGAAGCCACTATGACCTCCATGAGGACTCCTG GGTCAAGGCCAACTGGTCAGAGGTGCTTGTGTCCAGTGCCCTGGGGATCCACCTGACCAGTCCTGAGGACTTCAGGACCTTCACCTGCTCCGTCCAGAACATCAGCTCCTCTTCCTTCACTCTTTGGAGAGCTG GCCTGGCTGGACATGTGGCCGCGGTGCTGGCCTCACTCCTGGTCCTGCTGGCCCTGCTCCTGGCAGCGCTGCTATACGTGAAGTGTCGACTCAATGTGCTGCTCTGGTACCAAGACACATATGGGGAGGTGGAGATGAACG ACGGGAAGCTCTACGACGCCTACGTCTCCTACAGCGACAGCCCCGAGGACCGGAAGTTCGTGAACTTCATCCTGAAGCCGCAGCTGGAACGGCGTCGGGGTTACAAGCTCTTTCTGGACGACCGCGACCTCCTGCCGCGCGCGG AGCCGTCGGCCGACCTCCTGGTGAACCTGAGCCGCTGCCGGCGCCTCGTCGTGGTGTTGTCCGACGCCTTCCTCGGCCGGGCCTGGTGCAGTCACAGCTTCCG GGAGGGCCTGTGCCGGCTGCTGGAGCTCACGCGCAGACCCATCTTCATCACTTTCGAGGGCCAGCGGCGCGACCCCGCACACCCTGCGCTCCGCCTGCTGCGCCAGCATCGCCACCTGGTGACCCTGCTGCTCTGGAGGCCCGGTTCCGTG ACACCTTCCTCCGATTTTTGGAAAGAGCTACAGTTGGCGTTGCCACGGAAGGTGCAGTACAGAGCGATGGAGGGAGACCCCCAGACCCGGCTGCAGGATGACAAGGACCCCATGCTGATTGTGCGAGGCCGGGTCCCAGAGGGTCGGACCCTGGACCCGGAGCTGGACCCTGACCCTGAGGGGGACCTGGGTATGCCCACCGGCCCCACCCCTGACCCTGAGAAGCTCAGCCTGAGTTGGAGGGGGGCTGCATAA
- the SIGIRR gene encoding single Ig IL-1-related receptor isoform X3 produces the protein MAGACDRAPDFLSPSGNQLLWPALGSVVTLNCTASVASGPHCPLPSVQWLKDGLLLGNGSHYDLHEDSCSWPRTAQEAQICSLSGALGIHLTSPEDFRTFTCSVQNISSSSFTLWRAGLAGHVAAVLASLLVLLALLLAALLYVKCRLNVLLWYQDTYGEVEMNDGKLYDAYVSYSDSPEDRKFVNFILKPQLERRRGYKLFLDDRDLLPRAEPSADLLVNLSRCRRLVVVLSDAFLGRAWCSHSFREGLCRLLELTRRPIFITFEGQRRDPAHPALRLLRQHRHLVTLLLWRPGSVTPSSDFWKELQLALPRKVQYRAMEGDPQTRLQDDKDPMLIVRGRVPEGRTLDPELDPDPEGDLGVRGPVFGEPAAPPRASGVSLGEGQGSEVDVSDLGSRNYSARTDFYCLVSEDDV, from the exons ATGGCAG GAGCCTGCGACAGGGCCCCTGACTTCCTCTCCCCATCTGGAAACCAGCTCCTGTGGCCTGCCCTGGGCAGTGTGGTCACTCTGAACTGCACGGCCTCGGTGGCCTCTGGGCCCCACTGCCCCTTGCCCTCGGTCCAGTGGCTGAAAGATGGGCTGCTGCTGGGCAATGGAAGCCACTATGACCTCCATGAGGACTCCTG CTCATGGCCAAGGACTGCCCAGGAGGCCCAAATCTGCAGCCTCTCGGG TGCCCTGGGGATCCACCTGACCAGTCCTGAGGACTTCAGGACCTTCACCTGCTCCGTCCAGAACATCAGCTCCTCTTCCTTCACTCTTTGGAGAGCTG GCCTGGCTGGACATGTGGCCGCGGTGCTGGCCTCACTCCTGGTCCTGCTGGCCCTGCTCCTGGCAGCGCTGCTATACGTGAAGTGTCGACTCAATGTGCTGCTCTGGTACCAAGACACATATGGGGAGGTGGAGATGAACG ACGGGAAGCTCTACGACGCCTACGTCTCCTACAGCGACAGCCCCGAGGACCGGAAGTTCGTGAACTTCATCCTGAAGCCGCAGCTGGAACGGCGTCGGGGTTACAAGCTCTTTCTGGACGACCGCGACCTCCTGCCGCGCGCGG AGCCGTCGGCCGACCTCCTGGTGAACCTGAGCCGCTGCCGGCGCCTCGTCGTGGTGTTGTCCGACGCCTTCCTCGGCCGGGCCTGGTGCAGTCACAGCTTCCG GGAGGGCCTGTGCCGGCTGCTGGAGCTCACGCGCAGACCCATCTTCATCACTTTCGAGGGCCAGCGGCGCGACCCCGCACACCCTGCGCTCCGCCTGCTGCGCCAGCATCGCCACCTGGTGACCCTGCTGCTCTGGAGGCCCGGTTCCGTG ACACCTTCCTCCGATTTTTGGAAAGAGCTACAGTTGGCGTTGCCACGGAAGGTGCAGTACAGAGCGATGGAGGGAGACCCCCAGACCCGGCTGCAGGATGACAAGGACCCCATGCTGATTGTGCGAGGCCGGGTCCCAGAGGGTCGGACCCTGGACCCGGAGCTGGACCCTGACCCTGAGGGGGACCTGG GTGTACGAGGGCCTGTCTTTGGGGAGCCAGCAGCTCCACCGCGTGCAAGTGGGGTCTCGCTTGGAGAGGGCCAGGGCAGTGAAGTGGATGTGTCGGACCTTGGCTCCCGAAACTACAGCGCCCGCACGGACTTCTACTGCCTGGTGTCGGAGGATGACGTGTAG